The DNA window GGCCTACGCCCGGATGGCGGTCGCCCAGGCCGACGCCGGGGTCCACGTGGTCGGGCCGTCCGGGATGATGGACGGCCAGGTCGGCGTGGTCCGCCGGGCCCTGGACGCCGCCGGGCACCAGGACGTCTCGGTGCTCGCGTACGCCGTCAAGTACGCCTCCGCCTTCTTCGGCCCGTTCCGGGACGCGGTCGAGTCGGCCCTGGAGGGCGACCGGCGCACCTACCAGCAGGACCCGGCGAACCTGCGGGAGTCGCTGCGCGAGGTCGAGCTGGACGTGGCCGAGGGCGCCGACATGGTGATGGTCAAGCCCGCCCTGCCCTACCTCGACGTGGTGGCGGCGGTCCGGGCCGCGGTCGACGTCCCGGTCGCCGCCTACCAGGTCTCCGGCGAGTACGCGATGGTCGAGGCGGCTGCCGCGAACGGCTGGATCGACCGCGAGCGGACGATCATGGAGACGCTCACCTCGATCCGCCGGGCCGGCGCGCAGATCATCCTCACCTACTGGGCGGTCGAGGCGGCCCAACTGCTCCGCCAGCGCTACTGAACGCTGACCGTCACCGCCCGGGCCAGCTCCCCGACGGAGTAGACCTTCCGGGGCGGGTCCGGTAGCTGCGCCCACACCACACGGACGGTGGTGTCGTCGACCCAGGCGACACCCCACGTCCCGCCGCCCGTCATGCCCGCGACGGCGTCCGCCGTCCCGATGAGCTGATCGGCCCGTCGTTGCCCGGTCGCGGTGTCGAGGATCGCCACCCGGTACTCCAGCGTCCGCCGGGCGACCGGACGGCGGTAGGGGAC is part of the Micromonospora halotolerans genome and encodes:
- the hemB gene encoding porphobilinogen synthase; protein product: MSYPEIRPRRLRRTAAMRRLVSETRVDPAELVVPMFVKEGLTEPRAVASLPGVLQHSRDSLRKAAVEAVQAGVGGIMLFGVPATRDETGSGGIDPDGILNVAIRDVIAEVGDATVVMSDLCLDEFTSHGHCGVLTPDGDVDNDATLAAYARMAVAQADAGVHVVGPSGMMDGQVGVVRRALDAAGHQDVSVLAYAVKYASAFFGPFRDAVESALEGDRRTYQQDPANLRESLREVELDVAEGADMVMVKPALPYLDVVAAVRAAVDVPVAAYQVSGEYAMVEAAAANGWIDRERTIMETLTSIRRAGAQIILTYWAVEAAQLLRQRY